A genome region from Baekduia alba includes the following:
- a CDS encoding biotin carboxylase N-terminal domain-containing protein, giving the protein MKTILIANRGEIAVRIARTCRDLGLRAIALHSDLDAGALHVRVADDAVHLPGASAAETYLDVEAVITAARAAGADAVHPGYGFLAEHAGFARAVQDAGLTWIGPPPEAIAAMGDKVSARRAATAAGVAVVPGTTAPLTGHDEVVAFGDEHGWPVAVKASAGGGGRGMRVIERAADAARLVAAAAREAAAAFGDDRLYIERYLLAPRHLEVQLLADAHGTCVAVGDRDCSIQRRHQKLVEEAPAPGLAPDVRAAMAEAAVAVAQAVGYVGAGTVELLYEDGRFYFLEMNTRLQVEHTVTEAVSGLDLVAEQLRVATGEPLAAHVHDSAPRGHAIELRLNAEEPAGGRFLPAPGPIRRLTLPHGPGIRVDTGYEAGDVVSDRYDNLIAKLVVWAPDRASALRRARRALDELVVEGVPTTAPALAAVLAHPDFEAVAHATPWLEQHAEIVPAAPPRVAEPEPEPEPAARAPGRDVVTVNGRDYWVPSAEAPAADAGPTAVTAPPAFAPRRAAGAAPSDGAPALAVASPGAASSTVTAGAVTAPMQGRILLLHATVGETVRRGDVLCVIEAMKMEQEITAEHDGTVAEVRVAEGDGVGPGDVLVVVAA; this is encoded by the coding sequence ATGAAGACCATTCTGATCGCCAACCGCGGCGAGATCGCCGTCCGCATCGCCCGCACCTGCCGGGACCTCGGACTGCGCGCCATCGCCCTTCACTCCGACCTCGACGCCGGTGCGCTGCACGTGCGCGTCGCCGACGACGCCGTCCACCTTCCCGGCGCGTCGGCGGCCGAGACCTACCTCGACGTCGAGGCGGTCATCACGGCCGCGCGCGCCGCGGGCGCCGACGCCGTCCACCCCGGCTACGGCTTCCTCGCCGAGCACGCGGGCTTCGCGCGCGCCGTGCAGGACGCCGGGCTGACCTGGATCGGCCCGCCGCCCGAGGCGATCGCCGCGATGGGCGACAAGGTCAGCGCGCGGCGCGCCGCCACGGCCGCCGGCGTCGCGGTCGTCCCGGGGACGACCGCTCCGCTCACCGGCCACGACGAGGTCGTCGCCTTCGGCGACGAGCACGGCTGGCCGGTCGCGGTCAAGGCCTCGGCCGGCGGCGGCGGACGCGGCATGCGCGTGATCGAGCGCGCCGCGGACGCCGCGCGGCTCGTCGCGGCCGCGGCGCGCGAGGCCGCGGCCGCCTTCGGCGACGACCGCCTGTACATCGAACGCTACCTGCTCGCACCGCGCCATCTCGAGGTCCAGCTGCTCGCCGACGCCCACGGCACCTGCGTCGCCGTCGGCGACCGTGACTGCTCGATCCAGCGCCGGCACCAGAAGCTCGTCGAGGAGGCGCCCGCCCCCGGCCTGGCCCCGGACGTGCGAGCTGCGATGGCCGAGGCCGCCGTGGCCGTCGCCCAGGCGGTCGGCTACGTCGGCGCGGGCACCGTCGAGCTCCTCTACGAGGACGGCCGCTTCTACTTCCTGGAGATGAACACCCGGCTGCAGGTCGAGCACACGGTCACCGAGGCCGTGTCCGGCCTGGACCTCGTCGCCGAGCAGCTGCGCGTCGCCACCGGCGAGCCGCTCGCCGCGCACGTGCACGACAGCGCTCCGCGCGGCCACGCGATCGAGCTGCGCCTCAACGCCGAGGAGCCCGCCGGCGGGCGCTTCCTGCCCGCGCCGGGGCCGATCCGCCGGCTCACGCTCCCCCACGGCCCGGGCATCCGCGTCGACACCGGCTACGAGGCTGGCGACGTCGTGAGCGACCGCTACGACAACCTCATCGCCAAGCTCGTCGTCTGGGCTCCGGACCGCGCCTCCGCGCTGCGACGCGCCCGCCGCGCGCTCGACGAGCTGGTCGTCGAGGGCGTGCCGACGACGGCGCCCGCGCTGGCCGCCGTCCTCGCCCATCCGGACTTCGAGGCCGTCGCCCACGCGACGCCGTGGCTGGAGCAGCACGCCGAGATCGTCCCGGCGGCGCCGCCGCGCGTCGCCGAGCCCGAACCCGAGCCCGAGCCCGCGGCGCGCGCGCCGGGCCGCGACGTGGTGACGGTCAACGGTCGCGACTATTGGGTGCCCTCGGCCGAGGCTCCCGCCGCCGACGCCGGCCCGACCGCCGTGACCGCGCCGCCGGCCTTCGCGCCGCGCCGCGCCGCCGGCGCCGCCCCCAGCGACGGCGCCCCCGCCCTCGCCGTCGCGTCCCCCGGCGCCGCCTCGTCCACGGTCACCGCCGGCGCGGTCACGGCGCCGATGCAGGGCCGGATCCTGCTCCTGCACGCGACCGTCGGTGAGACGGTCCGTCGCGGGGATGTGCTGTGCGTCATCGAGGCGATGAAGATGGAACAGGAGATCACGGCCGAGCACGACGGCACCGTCGCGGAGGTGCGCGTCGCCGAGGGCGACGGCGTCGGCCCCGGCGACGTGCTCGTGGTGGTGGCCGCATGA
- a CDS encoding enoyl-CoA hydratase/isomerase family protein gives MSDGLSVLHADGGVVELVLDRPDTRNALSYELAARLVEELRRAAEDPDTRVVLLRGNGKSFCSGGDLQEFRTSLDDSAAVYHDSGRVWAELVRTLVTLPLPTIVAAHGHALAGGCAIVAAADVALLAEGTALGMSEIRIGLFPAIVYGTLARAVGHRAARELALTGRRVDAGEAVALGLAHRLVAADDLLAQARALATDLAGLGRDPLRLGKELMNEAERLDVDGATQLGRAMRGAFMTSADFRAGVAQFLERT, from the coding sequence ATGAGCGACGGGCTGAGCGTCCTGCACGCCGACGGCGGCGTCGTCGAGCTCGTGCTCGACCGCCCCGACACGCGCAACGCGCTGAGCTACGAGCTCGCCGCGCGCCTCGTCGAGGAGCTGCGCCGCGCCGCGGAGGACCCCGACACGCGCGTCGTCCTCCTGCGCGGCAACGGCAAGTCGTTCTGCTCCGGCGGAGACCTGCAGGAGTTCCGCACCAGCTTGGACGACTCGGCGGCGGTCTACCACGACAGCGGCCGCGTCTGGGCCGAGCTGGTCCGCACGCTCGTCACGCTCCCGCTGCCGACGATCGTCGCCGCCCACGGCCACGCGCTGGCCGGCGGCTGCGCGATCGTCGCCGCCGCCGACGTCGCCCTGCTCGCCGAGGGCACCGCGCTCGGCATGTCGGAGATCCGGATCGGCCTCTTCCCGGCGATCGTCTACGGCACGCTCGCGCGCGCCGTCGGCCACCGCGCCGCGCGCGAGCTCGCGCTGACCGGCCGGCGCGTCGACGCCGGCGAGGCGGTCGCGCTCGGCCTCGCCCACCGCCTCGTCGCCGCCGACGACCTGCTCGCGCAGGCCCGCGCGCTGGCGACCGACCTCGCCGGCCTCGGCCGCGACCCGCTGCGCCTCGGCAAGGAGCTCATGAACGAGGCCGAGCGCCTCGACGTCGACGGCGCGACCCAGCTCGGGCGCGCCATGCGCGGCGCCTTCATGACGTCGGCGGACTTCCGCGCCGGCGTCGCGCAGTTCCTCGAGCGCACCTGA
- a CDS encoding acyl-CoA dehydrogenase family protein, with protein sequence MPIDFTPSTEQEELRAGAREFAQTVLTEVKAATAGLAEADERFYALRPFYREMVRAGFLKGLLPTSVGGTYSGLLNQAIGGEEVACVDINVPCTLFSCGLGLQPIIQFGTQEQQERLLAPFLVDDGEPLAAFAFTEVGGAANFDSPDPTAGIQTIATLDGDEWVINGSKQFTTNGTGWDGLGADLFTVVCRTDADLPPQESLAVIAVDGRRPGIRVDGWLETIGHRAALSPRVHFENVRVPAGNLIGQPGDGIEILSRTFSWTAPMVGTGSVGVMRAAFDCALEFTRSERRLGASPLIDHQNVGYMLGDIKTRIEASRYLTWKAAHYFDVTGGAGQELPVMAKVFCSETAVQVVYDAMRVVGVESYAAHLPLAGLMQDALAFPLYDGGNMGMRRRQIHDFLRADGYDPLAGAASVASVPSPARV encoded by the coding sequence ATGCCGATCGACTTCACCCCGAGTACCGAGCAGGAGGAGCTCCGCGCCGGTGCACGCGAGTTCGCCCAGACGGTGTTGACCGAGGTCAAGGCCGCGACGGCCGGGCTGGCGGAAGCCGACGAGCGCTTCTACGCGCTGCGGCCGTTCTACCGCGAGATGGTCCGCGCCGGGTTCCTCAAGGGGCTGCTCCCCACGTCGGTCGGCGGCACCTACAGCGGGCTGCTGAACCAGGCCATCGGCGGCGAGGAGGTCGCCTGCGTCGACATCAACGTCCCGTGCACGCTGTTCTCCTGTGGCCTGGGCCTGCAGCCGATCATCCAGTTCGGCACCCAGGAGCAGCAGGAGCGCCTGCTCGCGCCGTTCCTCGTCGACGACGGCGAACCGCTGGCGGCCTTCGCGTTCACGGAGGTCGGCGGCGCCGCGAACTTCGACTCGCCCGATCCCACGGCGGGCATCCAGACGATCGCCACGCTCGACGGCGACGAGTGGGTCATCAACGGGTCCAAGCAGTTCACCACCAACGGGACGGGCTGGGACGGCCTGGGCGCCGACCTCTTCACGGTCGTCTGCCGCACCGACGCCGATCTGCCGCCGCAGGAGTCGCTGGCGGTCATCGCGGTCGACGGCCGCCGCCCGGGCATCCGCGTCGACGGCTGGCTCGAGACCATCGGCCACCGCGCCGCGCTGTCGCCGCGCGTGCACTTCGAGAACGTGCGCGTCCCCGCCGGCAACCTCATCGGCCAGCCGGGCGACGGCATCGAGATCCTGTCGCGGACGTTCTCGTGGACGGCGCCGATGGTCGGCACGGGCAGCGTCGGCGTGATGCGGGCGGCGTTCGACTGCGCGCTGGAGTTCACGCGCAGCGAGCGGCGCCTGGGCGCGTCGCCCCTGATCGACCATCAGAACGTCGGCTACATGCTCGGCGACATCAAGACGCGGATCGAGGCGTCGCGGTACCTGACCTGGAAGGCCGCCCACTACTTCGACGTCACCGGTGGCGCCGGGCAGGAGCTGCCGGTCATGGCCAAGGTCTTCTGCTCGGAGACCGCGGTGCAGGTGGTGTACGACGCGATGCGCGTCGTCGGCGTCGAGAGCTACGCGGCGCACCTGCCGCTGGCCGGGCTGATGCAGGACGCGCTGGCGTTCCCGCTCTACGACGGCGGCAACATGGGCATGCGCCGCCGCCAGATCCACGACTTCCTGCGCGCCGACGGGTACGACCCGCTGGCGGGCGCGGCCAGCGTGGCGTCGGTGCCGAGCCCGGCACGGGTGTGA
- a CDS encoding cupin domain-containing protein codes for MTALSEAPIVLTRGSDVLTQTAQTEGARRLLGVGAATGASRIWMGRVENAPGEWSAPHHHGEAETGGFVLSGRARIYFGADYSEFIDMGAGDFCFVPPFVPHIEGNMSDTEPLVYITARTPDNIVVNLPGPGRDVHADTLRAGRS; via the coding sequence ATGACCGCCTTGTCGGAAGCGCCAATCGTCCTAACGCGCGGGAGCGACGTCCTGACGCAGACCGCTCAGACCGAGGGCGCGCGGCGGCTGCTCGGCGTCGGGGCCGCGACCGGCGCCAGCCGGATCTGGATGGGCCGCGTCGAGAACGCGCCCGGCGAGTGGTCGGCGCCGCACCACCACGGCGAGGCCGAGACGGGAGGCTTCGTGCTGTCGGGCCGGGCGCGCATCTACTTCGGCGCGGACTACTCCGAGTTCATCGACATGGGGGCGGGCGACTTCTGCTTCGTCCCGCCGTTCGTCCCGCACATCGAGGGCAACATGAGCGACACCGAGCCGCTCGTCTACATCACGGCGCGCACCCCCGACAACATCGTGGTCAACCTGCCCGGCCCTGGCCGCGACGTCCACGCCGACACGCTGCGCGCGGGACGGAGCTGA
- a CDS encoding aldehyde dehydrogenase family protein: protein MSATESTAVDAALAAVPRGLFIGGAWVEATGGGVIPVVDPSTGEEIMEIAAGTAADVDLAVAAARDAYENGPWTRLSPSERGRIVWRIAELVEEHGEELALLETLDVGKPIAASRAADVPLTADYFRYMAGLATKITGETVAISTPGEWHSFTVREPLGVIGQIIPWNFPMLMAAWKLAPALVTGNAVVLKPAEDTSLTALRLAQLAQEAGVPDGVVNVVTGYGHVVGVALAGHPDVDKIAFTGSTETGREIVRAAAGNLKKVSLELGGKSPNIIFGDADLSQAIPTSADAIFYNAGESCVAGSRLYVHHDVYDEVIDGLAVRAKAIRVGPGLDPETEMGPLTSRRHLDRVRGFLESGAAEGAEAVAGGVRDGAGDGDGFFVDPTILVNTRPDMKVVREEIFGPVLVAQGFDDVDEVVALANDSQFGLAAGVWTKDLATAHRMVRRLRAGSVYVNSYTVTDPALPFGGFRQSGWGREHGREVLELYTELKSVAVAI from the coding sequence ATGTCAGCAACAGAGAGCACCGCCGTCGATGCAGCGCTGGCCGCCGTGCCGCGCGGGCTCTTCATCGGAGGGGCCTGGGTCGAGGCCACCGGCGGAGGGGTGATCCCGGTCGTCGACCCGTCGACCGGCGAGGAGATCATGGAGATCGCCGCGGGCACCGCGGCCGACGTCGACCTCGCGGTCGCGGCGGCTCGCGACGCGTACGAGAACGGCCCGTGGACGCGCCTCTCGCCGTCCGAGCGCGGGCGCATCGTCTGGCGCATCGCCGAGCTCGTCGAGGAGCACGGGGAGGAGCTCGCGCTGCTCGAGACGCTCGACGTCGGCAAGCCGATCGCGGCCTCGCGGGCGGCCGACGTGCCGCTGACCGCCGACTACTTCCGCTACATGGCGGGCCTCGCCACGAAGATCACCGGCGAGACGGTGGCGATCTCCACGCCCGGCGAGTGGCACAGCTTCACCGTGCGCGAGCCGCTGGGCGTCATCGGCCAGATCATCCCGTGGAACTTCCCGATGCTGATGGCGGCGTGGAAGCTGGCGCCGGCCCTGGTGACCGGCAACGCCGTGGTGCTCAAGCCGGCCGAGGACACGTCGCTGACCGCGCTGCGGCTCGCGCAGCTGGCCCAGGAGGCCGGCGTCCCGGACGGCGTCGTCAACGTCGTCACGGGCTACGGGCACGTGGTCGGCGTGGCGCTCGCCGGCCATCCCGACGTCGACAAGATCGCGTTCACCGGCTCGACCGAGACCGGGCGCGAGATCGTGCGCGCCGCGGCCGGCAACCTCAAGAAGGTGTCGCTGGAGCTCGGTGGCAAGTCCCCCAACATCATCTTCGGCGACGCCGACCTCTCGCAGGCGATCCCGACCTCGGCCGACGCGATCTTCTACAACGCGGGCGAGTCCTGCGTGGCGGGCTCGCGGCTCTACGTGCACCACGACGTCTACGACGAGGTGATCGACGGGCTGGCCGTCCGCGCGAAGGCGATCCGCGTCGGGCCCGGTCTCGATCCGGAGACCGAGATGGGGCCGCTGACCTCGCGCCGGCACCTCGACCGCGTCCGCGGCTTCCTGGAGTCCGGCGCGGCCGAGGGCGCGGAGGCCGTCGCGGGCGGCGTGCGCGACGGGGCGGGGGACGGCGACGGCTTCTTCGTCGACCCCACCATCCTGGTCAACACCCGCCCCGACATGAAGGTCGTGCGCGAGGAGATCTTCGGACCGGTGCTCGTGGCGCAGGGCTTCGACGACGTCGACGAGGTCGTCGCGCTGGCCAACGACTCGCAGTTCGGCCTGGCGGCCGGCGTCTGGACCAAGGACCTCGCCACCGCCCACCGCATGGTCAGGCGCCTGCGGGCCGGCTCGGTGTACGTCAACTCCTACACCGTCACCGATCCCGCGCTCCCGTTCGGCGGCTTCCGCCAGTCCGGCTGGGGCCGTGAGCACGGCCGCGAGGTGCTCGAGCTCTACACCGAGCTCAAGTCCGTCGCGGTCGCGATCTAG
- a CDS encoding ABC transporter permease encodes MTVPRGAGVWLGLAGLLVLSAVLAPGTLRGSSISSMLPFAAVLAIVAIGQTLVVQQGGIDLSVPGVMSMAAVVVTRFPAGHDGRLVGGIALALAAAALAGLFTGLVVTRLRVSPIVATLAVNALLAGIVRSYSGGVPTGAPHALSDFALAKTMGISNTVLVAAAFALVARVLLAQTIAGRRFVACGAAPRTALASGIPVGRFVLTGYVAAALCYAAGAILLTGYVQSPSITSGDAYLLAPIAAVVVGGTALGRGKASVIGSVGGALFLSQLTQLILGLGAPTALQLLVQAAVIGVAVGAPGLRPQRLVRRRRAPAAAAS; translated from the coding sequence ATGACCGTTCCGCGTGGAGCCGGGGTCTGGCTGGGCCTCGCCGGCCTGCTCGTGCTGAGCGCGGTGCTCGCGCCGGGCACGCTGCGCGGCTCGTCGATCTCGTCGATGCTCCCGTTCGCCGCCGTGCTCGCGATCGTCGCCATCGGCCAGACGCTCGTCGTCCAGCAGGGCGGGATCGACCTGTCGGTGCCCGGCGTCATGTCGATGGCGGCGGTGGTCGTGACGCGCTTCCCGGCCGGTCACGACGGCCGGCTGGTCGGCGGCATCGCCCTCGCGCTCGCCGCGGCCGCGCTCGCGGGCCTGTTCACCGGGCTGGTGGTGACGCGCCTGCGCGTCTCGCCGATCGTCGCGACGCTGGCGGTCAACGCGCTGCTGGCGGGCATCGTGCGCTCCTACTCCGGCGGCGTCCCGACCGGGGCGCCGCACGCGCTCAGCGACTTCGCGCTGGCCAAGACCATGGGGATCTCCAACACGGTGCTCGTCGCGGCGGCGTTCGCGCTCGTCGCCCGCGTGCTGCTGGCCCAGACGATCGCGGGTCGGCGCTTCGTCGCGTGCGGCGCCGCGCCGCGCACGGCGCTGGCGTCGGGGATCCCCGTCGGGCGCTTCGTGCTGACCGGCTACGTCGCCGCGGCGCTCTGCTACGCGGCGGGCGCGATCCTGCTCACGGGCTACGTGCAGTCGCCGAGCATCACGAGCGGCGACGCCTACCTGCTGGCCCCGATCGCGGCGGTCGTGGTCGGGGGCACCGCGCTCGGGCGCGGGAAGGCGAGCGTGATCGGGAGTGTCGGCGGCGCGCTGTTCCTCAGCCAGCTGACGCAGCTGATCCTCGGTCTCGGCGCGCCGACGGCCCTGCAGCTGCTGGTCCAGGCCGCCGTGATCGGCGTGGCCGTCGGCGCCCCGGGCCTGCGGCCGCAGCGGCTGGTCCGCCGGCGTCGCGCGCCGGCGGCCGCCGCGTCCTGA
- a CDS encoding SDR family NAD(P)-dependent oxidoreductase, which yields MAGAIVIGAGPGIGASVARRFAREGLPVALLARSAATLEASARTVVDAGGTALSLVADSTDDEGLRAALAQAVERHGVPEVLVYNAAQIRSDQPGDLTVDEHRDAWAVNVAGAVTAVAAVAPAMADAGAGTVLLTGGMPEPLFDLVSLSLGKAGIRALAQLLDAHYGERGLHVATVTVCGPVEPGGPFDPDEIADAYWRLHRQPREAWERELVYRGRA from the coding sequence ATGGCCGGAGCGATCGTCATCGGCGCCGGCCCCGGCATCGGCGCGTCCGTCGCGCGGCGCTTCGCCCGCGAGGGCCTGCCCGTCGCGCTGCTGGCCCGTTCCGCCGCGACGCTCGAGGCGAGCGCGCGCACCGTCGTCGACGCGGGCGGCACGGCGCTCAGCCTCGTCGCCGACAGCACCGACGACGAGGGGCTGCGCGCCGCGCTGGCCCAGGCCGTGGAGCGCCACGGCGTCCCCGAGGTCCTCGTCTACAACGCCGCGCAGATCCGCTCCGACCAGCCCGGCGACCTGACGGTCGACGAACACCGCGACGCCTGGGCGGTCAACGTCGCCGGCGCGGTCACGGCCGTCGCCGCGGTCGCGCCCGCGATGGCGGACGCCGGCGCGGGGACGGTGCTCCTCACCGGCGGGATGCCGGAGCCGCTGTTCGACCTGGTCAGCCTCTCGCTCGGCAAGGCCGGCATCCGCGCGCTCGCGCAGCTGCTCGACGCCCACTACGGCGAGCGCGGCCTGCACGTCGCGACCGTGACGGTCTGCGGCCCCGTCGAGCCCGGCGGCCCGTTCGACCCCGACGAGATCGCCGACGCGTACTGGCGGCTGCATCGCCAGCCGCGGGAGGCGTGGGAGCGCGAGCTGGTCTACCGCGGTCGCGCCTGA
- a CDS encoding nuclear transport factor 2 family protein, protein MSELEPALDAVLRFAAGQDLGDRELYESAFAADAVLDFRHPAARFGAEVPLMEGRDVIMEIAFPATRHLVTTHVVTNGRFTPTEDGDRGRVHALVAATHVDPERPERRLLLQNHYFVDVVRDTPGWRIAHLVIENAWSTGDAEVLFGAAAA, encoded by the coding sequence ATGTCCGAGCTCGAGCCGGCGCTCGACGCCGTCCTGCGGTTCGCCGCCGGCCAGGACCTGGGCGACCGCGAGCTCTACGAGTCGGCCTTCGCCGCCGACGCGGTCCTCGACTTCCGCCACCCGGCCGCGCGCTTCGGCGCCGAGGTCCCGCTGATGGAGGGGCGCGACGTGATCATGGAGATCGCGTTCCCGGCGACCCGGCACCTGGTCACGACGCACGTGGTCACCAACGGCCGGTTCACGCCGACCGAAGACGGCGATCGCGGTCGCGTCCACGCGCTGGTCGCCGCCACGCACGTCGACCCGGAGCGCCCGGAGCGCCGGCTGCTCCTGCAGAACCACTACTTCGTGGACGTCGTCCGGGACACCCCGGGCTGGCGGATCGCGCATCTGGTCATCGAGAACGCCTGGTCGACGGGCGACGCCGAGGTCCTGTTCGGCGCCGCGGCGGCCTGA
- a CDS encoding ATP-binding cassette domain-containing protein, producing the protein MIIDADQQQPTATATAPPGERALAIHGVDKRFPGVHALKGVTLDVRAGEVHAIVGENGAGKSTLMAVAAGVLACDAGTIELGGIRVEGADPETIRALGLAIVYQEPALVRDLTVAENALLTLPPQLRVAADADGVAGVAALLAPWRAPTALDPRSFVRDLAPDERFIVEIARALAGQPRVLVLDEPTEHLLAEDVERLFAAVRALTAAGGAVIYISHRIPEVREIADRITVLRDGAVRSTLDAAAVSEDEVVALIVGRELASRFPPKAAAGVLGVPRLELRELRGAGLDGATLAVGAGEIVGLAGIVGQGQRELLRTVAGLTPTDGEIRVDGRATRLRTSAAAERAGIVYVPADRHAEGVFPALSVRENLMVRGLRSVARAGFVRADAERAAAGQLRAAFGIKTPGLEAGIDTLSGGNQQKTVLARALPTDPAILLADEPSQGVDVGARAEIYDILRASADGGACVLLASSDNAELEGLCDRVLVVSRGRVIAELAGDDVREAAITHAVLTSTAARRDAGHGDRSPGAAVRLRRLLRSDRAPAAVLVVAILALALWAISVDASYLSATNVTSVLTLFAALAFVALGQQLVMLTAGIDLSVGPLTGLLVVVASFELSEDRTSLGLWIGIAVLVGVAVLVGAVNCALIVVARIDPMIATLVSYMALQGVSLLLRPEPGGTISTSLADTVDATVGPIPIAAIVAAAVGLALERALRRRRWGWQVRAVGSDRGAAARVGIRTGRVLLGVYGGCALLTLCGALMLMGQVGSGDPNAGTSYTFASIAAVVLGGASIFGGRGSFLGALAGALLVVQINTVAVFVRLDDAWQLYLLGGLTVLAAGCYSLARGEQA; encoded by the coding sequence ATGATCATCGACGCTGACCAGCAGCAGCCAACGGCGACCGCGACCGCACCGCCTGGGGAGCGCGCGCTCGCGATCCACGGCGTGGACAAGCGCTTCCCGGGCGTGCACGCGCTGAAGGGCGTCACGCTCGACGTGCGGGCGGGGGAGGTCCACGCGATCGTCGGCGAGAACGGCGCCGGGAAGTCCACGCTGATGGCCGTCGCGGCCGGTGTGCTGGCCTGCGACGCGGGGACGATCGAGCTCGGCGGGATCCGCGTCGAAGGCGCCGACCCCGAGACGATCCGGGCGCTGGGGTTGGCGATCGTCTACCAGGAGCCCGCGCTCGTGCGGGACCTCACGGTGGCCGAGAACGCGCTGCTGACGCTGCCGCCGCAGCTGCGCGTTGCGGCCGACGCCGACGGCGTCGCCGGCGTGGCCGCGCTGCTCGCGCCGTGGCGCGCGCCGACCGCGCTGGATCCGCGCTCGTTCGTGCGCGACCTGGCGCCCGACGAGCGCTTCATCGTCGAGATCGCGCGCGCCCTGGCCGGGCAGCCACGCGTGCTCGTGCTCGACGAGCCGACCGAGCACCTGCTCGCCGAGGACGTCGAGCGGCTCTTCGCCGCCGTGCGCGCGCTCACCGCCGCCGGCGGGGCCGTCATCTACATCTCGCACCGCATCCCGGAGGTGCGCGAGATCGCTGATCGCATCACGGTCCTGCGCGATGGCGCGGTGCGCAGCACGCTCGACGCCGCCGCGGTCTCCGAGGACGAGGTCGTGGCGCTGATCGTGGGCCGCGAGCTCGCGTCGCGCTTCCCGCCCAAGGCGGCCGCCGGGGTGCTCGGCGTCCCGCGCCTGGAGCTGCGCGAGCTGCGCGGCGCGGGCCTCGACGGCGCCACGCTCGCCGTCGGAGCCGGCGAGATCGTCGGCCTGGCGGGGATCGTCGGCCAGGGCCAGCGCGAGCTGCTGCGGACCGTCGCCGGGCTCACGCCGACCGACGGCGAGATCCGGGTCGACGGCCGCGCGACGCGCCTGCGCACCTCGGCCGCGGCCGAGCGAGCGGGCATCGTCTACGTGCCCGCCGACCGGCACGCCGAAGGCGTCTTCCCGGCGCTGTCGGTGCGCGAGAACCTGATGGTCCGGGGCCTGCGGAGCGTCGCGCGCGCCGGGTTCGTGCGCGCCGACGCCGAACGGGCCGCCGCCGGGCAGCTGCGCGCCGCCTTCGGGATCAAGACACCCGGGCTCGAGGCCGGCATCGACACGCTGTCGGGAGGCAACCAGCAGAAGACCGTGCTCGCCCGCGCGCTGCCGACCGACCCCGCGATCCTGCTCGCCGACGAGCCCAGCCAGGGCGTCGACGTCGGCGCGCGGGCCGAGATCTACGACATCCTGCGCGCGAGCGCCGACGGCGGCGCGTGCGTCCTTCTGGCGAGCTCCGACAACGCGGAGCTCGAGGGCCTGTGCGATCGCGTGCTCGTGGTCTCGCGCGGGCGGGTGATCGCGGAGCTCGCCGGGGACGACGTGCGCGAGGCGGCGATCACGCACGCGGTGCTGACCTCGACCGCCGCGCGGCGCGACGCCGGCCATGGCGACCGCAGCCCCGGAGCCGCCGTCCGCCTGCGGCGGCTGCTGCGCTCCGATCGCGCGCCCGCCGCGGTCCTCGTCGTCGCGATCCTCGCCCTGGCCCTGTGGGCGATCTCGGTCGACGCGAGCTACCTGTCGGCCACGAACGTCACGTCGGTGCTGACGCTCTTCGCGGCGCTCGCGTTCGTCGCGCTCGGCCAGCAGCTCGTGATGCTCACCGCCGGCATCGACCTGTCGGTCGGTCCGCTCACCGGCCTGCTGGTCGTGGTCGCGTCGTTCGAGCTGTCGGAGGACCGCACGAGCCTCGGGCTCTGGATCGGCATCGCCGTGCTCGTCGGCGTCGCCGTCCTCGTCGGCGCCGTCAACTGTGCCCTGATCGTGGTCGCGCGCATCGACCCGATGATCGCCACGCTCGTGTCCTACATGGCGCTGCAGGGCGTGTCGCTGCTCCTGCGCCCGGAGCCCGGCGGGACGATCTCGACGTCGCTCGCCGACACCGTCGACGCCACCGTCGGGCCGATCCCGATCGCGGCGATCGTCGCCGCGGCGGTCGGCCTCGCGCTCGAGCGCGCGCTGCGACGACGACGCTGGGGCTGGCAGGTCCGGGCCGTCGGCTCGGACCGCGGCGCGGCCGCACGCGTCGGGATCCGCACCGGGCGCGTCCTGCTCGGGGTCTACGGCGGGTGCGCGCTGCTGACGCTCTGCGGCGCGCTGATGCTGATGGGTCAGGTCGGCTCGGGCGACCCGAACGCCGGCACGTCCTACACCTTCGCGAGCATCGCCGCGGTCGTGCTCGGCGGCGCGAGCATCTTCGGCGGACGCGGCTCGTTCCTCGGGGCGCTGGCCGGCGCGCTGCTCGTCGTCCAGATCAACACCGTCGCGGTGTTCGTGCGGCTTGACGACGCCTGGCAGCTGTACCTGCTCGGCGGGCTGACCGTGCTCGCCGCCGGCTGCTACTCGCTGGCGCGGGGTGAGCAGGCATGA